Within Alcaligenes sp. SDU_A2, the genomic segment GCGTACGGGGCCAGCTCGCCTTGCGCAAATTCGCGGGCGGCTTGCGCGAAAGCCTGTTGCTCGTCTGTCAGTATCATGCCTGTCTCCTTGTTTTGCCTCACCATAATGCCAGCCGCCCCGCAAAGTTGTCATACCGATGACAATCGCGCGGGGCCGAACACACTAGCGAATTAAGCACTAACGGACAGAAGCTGGTCCGTTAAAAAGACAGGCGCGCGATCAGCGCGCAGCGGCGGCAGTCTTGCGACGCGGCCGGGCCGCCTTGGGCGCGGCCATTTTGTGGGCATAGCGCCGACGGCGCGATTCCATAGGATCAAACACCAGATCGCGGTAGATTTCTACGCGGTCCTGATCGCGCAAGAGCTGGTCAAGTTCGCAGCGTTGACCGAACACGCCGACCCGCAACGCCTCCGGTTCCTGAACCGG encodes:
- a CDS encoding RnfH family protein, whose product is MTELTVTVIIASQSQVWRAQLTLPAASSVRDALRQADVGIGLAQCGLPVQEPEALRVGVFGQRCELDQLLRDQDRVEIYRDLVFDPMESRRRRYAHKMAAPKAARPRRKTAAAAR